One region of Acidovorax sp. T1 genomic DNA includes:
- a CDS encoding alpha/beta fold hydrolase gives MTTQLLNGLAVEIEGEGEALLCIHGLGGSSNTWTPLLPALTGFKVIRPDLPGSARSSLPSQPLSIERYVDSLEALLASLGVESVHVVAHSMGTIVAQHLAVRNPGKVRSLALFGPLVAPPEAGRPGVLARAELARGGVASLQEIADAIVKGATSRETKELQPAVLALVRESVMRQSPEGYAQSCEALAGAQAAEIERIAVPVLLLTGDQDGVALPATVAAMAARIAGCRQVVLEGCGHWATYEQPQRCVQELEQFYASIR, from the coding sequence ATGACGACCCAACTACTGAACGGCCTGGCGGTCGAGATCGAAGGCGAGGGCGAAGCCCTGCTGTGCATTCACGGCCTGGGCGGCTCGTCGAACACCTGGACGCCGCTGCTGCCCGCACTCACCGGCTTCAAGGTGATTCGGCCTGACTTGCCGGGCAGCGCCCGTTCCAGCCTGCCATCGCAGCCGCTTTCCATCGAGCGGTATGTAGATTCGCTCGAAGCCTTGCTGGCCAGCCTGGGCGTGGAGTCGGTGCATGTCGTGGCCCATTCCATGGGAACTATCGTGGCGCAGCACCTGGCGGTGCGCAATCCCGGCAAGGTCAGGTCGCTGGCACTGTTCGGTCCTCTGGTCGCGCCGCCCGAGGCCGGCCGTCCCGGCGTCCTTGCCCGTGCAGAACTGGCGCGGGGTGGTGTGGCCAGCCTGCAGGAGATCGCCGACGCCATCGTCAAGGGTGCGACGAGCCGGGAAACCAAGGAGTTGCAACCGGCCGTGTTGGCGCTGGTGCGCGAAAGCGTGATGCGCCAGTCACCGGAAGGTTATGCGCAAAGCTGCGAAGCGCTCGCGGGTGCCCAGGCGGCCGAGATTGAGCGCATTGCTGTCCCTGTGTTGCTTTTGACAGGCGACCAAGACGGCGTGGCCCTGCCGGCGACCGTGGCGGCCATGGCCGCACGCATCGCGGGCTGTCGCCAGGTTGTTTTGGAAGGCTGCGGCCACTGGGCCACCTACGAGCAGCCGCAACGCTGCGTGCAGGAACTCGAACAGTTCTACGCATCGATCCGCTGA
- a CDS encoding metal-dependent hydrolase family protein: MNRTAFTNVTIFDGTGAATFTGEVLVEGQRIIEVARSPERVNTEGARVIDGKGRFLMPGMTEAHTHFSWNDQPSLAAIQFMPPEEHMLWCIRVARRYLDMGWTSAIGAAAAKPRLDVVLRNAINAGEFPGPRYLAGSQEITTIGALGDNTLPHMPFEELSFGSVCSGPEEIRRSARTFIKYGVDHLKINLSGEYIAGLPAEMSPFAEEEVAMLAQEAKRYGKRIAAHARSSESVKQCVRHGIEMIYHASFADEEALDMLEAAKDRHFVAPGIGWLIRTNYNAAEYGITESVAETMGYKRELEVAAESLRKMHKRGIRILPGGDYGFAWMPHGTNANDLQYFVDYIGMTPTEALRAATSLGGQIMQKPDELGQLKAGFLADIVLVDGDPLKNLALLLDPAKINLVMKDGVIHKDCATPVPAQAALHLPGADFPLREEGIKEAIAAEAY; this comes from the coding sequence ATGAACCGCACAGCATTCACCAACGTCACTATCTTCGACGGCACCGGGGCTGCCACCTTCACGGGCGAAGTCTTGGTGGAGGGCCAGCGCATTATCGAGGTGGCCCGCTCGCCAGAACGCGTCAATACCGAAGGCGCCCGCGTGATCGACGGCAAGGGGCGCTTTCTGATGCCTGGCATGACCGAGGCGCACACGCATTTCTCCTGGAACGATCAGCCATCGCTGGCCGCCATCCAGTTCATGCCCCCCGAGGAGCACATGCTGTGGTGCATCCGCGTGGCCAGGCGCTACCTCGACATGGGCTGGACCTCGGCGATTGGCGCGGCGGCCGCCAAGCCGCGCCTAGATGTGGTGCTGCGCAATGCCATTAATGCGGGCGAGTTCCCCGGCCCGCGCTATCTGGCGGGCAGCCAGGAAATCACCACCATCGGCGCGCTGGGAGACAACACCTTGCCGCACATGCCCTTTGAGGAGCTCAGCTTCGGAAGCGTTTGCAGCGGTCCGGAGGAAATCCGGCGCTCGGCCCGAACCTTCATCAAATACGGCGTCGATCACCTCAAGATCAACCTGTCGGGCGAGTACATCGCCGGACTGCCCGCCGAGATGTCGCCGTTTGCCGAGGAAGAGGTGGCTATGCTGGCGCAGGAGGCCAAGCGCTACGGCAAGCGCATTGCCGCGCATGCCCGCTCCAGCGAATCGGTCAAGCAATGCGTGCGCCACGGCATCGAGATGATCTACCACGCCAGCTTTGCCGACGAGGAGGCACTCGACATGCTCGAAGCCGCCAAAGACAGGCATTTTGTGGCGCCCGGCATCGGCTGGCTGATTCGCACCAACTACAACGCCGCCGAGTACGGCATCACCGAGTCGGTGGCTGAGACGATGGGCTACAAGCGAGAGCTGGAGGTCGCGGCCGAGTCGCTGCGCAAGATGCACAAGCGCGGCATCCGCATACTGCCGGGCGGCGACTATGGCTTTGCGTGGATGCCGCACGGCACTAACGCCAACGACCTTCAGTATTTTGTGGACTACATCGGCATGACGCCGACCGAGGCGCTGCGCGCCGCGACCAGCCTGGGCGGGCAGATCATGCAAAAGCCCGATGAACTTGGGCAGCTCAAGGCGGGCTTCCTGGCCGACATCGTCTTAGTGGACGGTGACCCCCTAAAGAACCTGGCGCTTCTGCTCGACCCGGCCAAAATTAACCTGGTGATGAAGGACGGCGTCATCCACAAGGATTGCGCCACCCCGGTTCCGGCCCAGGCTGCCTTGCACCTGCCTGGCGCTGACTTCCCGCTGCGCGAGGAGGGGATCAAAGAGGCCATCGCTGCGGAAGCGTATTGA
- the recQ gene encoding DNA helicase RecQ: MQDVFGYEQFRGPQQDIVEHVIAGSDALVLMPTGGGKSLCYQVPAIVRQQQGRGVTIVISPLIALMHDQVGALHEAGVDAAFLNSTLSYDEAQDVELRLQTGDITLLYAAPERLNTPRFLGLLDSLYQGGHLSLFAIDEAHCVSQWGHDFRPEYRALTVLHERYAGVPRIALTATADDLTRADIIERLQLEDARLFISSFDRPNIRYRIEEKKDVTTQLLRFIEREHAGEAGVVYCQSRKRVEELAATLSDAGISALPYHAGLDTKVRQKNQDRFLREEGIVMVATIAFGMGIDKPDVRFVAHVDMPKNIEGYYQETGRAGRDGLNADAWMAYGLNDVVNQRRMIDESPAGEEFKQALRGKLDALLALAEATDCRRVRLLAYFGEASTPCGNCDNCLTPPAIWDATDAARKLLSTIYRVNQASGISFGTGHIMDVLRGKKTEKVAQFGHEKISTFGIGADLTEPQLRGVLRQLIATGAVGLQKVLLDSGHSFDTLCLTEGSRAVLRGEVPVQLRESVSSAPAKRTRTRKDTGSAPPAAAANLGPDAQVRFINLKAWRAEVAREHNLPAYVIFHDATLAAIAERNPGTLEDLQGISGMGAKKLEAYGAEVLRVCRQ; encoded by the coding sequence TTGCAGGACGTTTTTGGCTACGAGCAGTTTCGCGGCCCCCAGCAGGACATCGTCGAGCATGTGATCGCCGGCAGCGATGCGCTGGTGCTCATGCCCACGGGCGGCGGCAAGAGCCTCTGCTACCAGGTGCCGGCCATCGTGCGCCAGCAGCAGGGGCGAGGTGTGACCATCGTGATCTCGCCGCTCATCGCGCTGATGCACGACCAGGTGGGCGCGCTGCACGAGGCGGGGGTGGATGCCGCCTTTTTGAACTCCACGCTGAGCTATGACGAGGCGCAGGATGTGGAACTGCGCCTGCAGACGGGCGACATCACGCTGCTGTATGCCGCGCCGGAGCGGCTGAACACGCCGCGCTTTTTGGGTCTGCTCGACAGCCTGTATCAGGGCGGACACCTGAGCCTCTTCGCCATCGACGAAGCGCACTGCGTGAGCCAGTGGGGCCACGACTTCCGCCCCGAATACCGCGCGCTCACGGTGCTGCACGAGCGTTATGCGGGTGTGCCGCGCATTGCGCTCACCGCCACGGCCGACGACCTCACGCGCGCCGACATCATCGAGCGGCTGCAGCTCGAAGACGCGCGGCTGTTCATCAGCAGCTTCGACCGGCCCAACATCCGCTACCGCATCGAGGAGAAGAAAGACGTCACCACCCAGCTGCTGCGCTTCATCGAGCGCGAACATGCGGGCGAGGCGGGCGTGGTGTATTGCCAGTCGCGCAAGCGTGTGGAAGAACTGGCCGCTACGCTGAGCGATGCCGGCATCAGCGCCCTGCCTTACCACGCGGGCCTCGATACCAAGGTGCGCCAGAAGAACCAGGACCGCTTCCTGCGCGAAGAGGGCATCGTGATGGTGGCGACCATCGCGTTCGGCATGGGCATCGACAAACCCGATGTGCGCTTTGTGGCCCATGTGGACATGCCCAAGAACATCGAGGGCTACTACCAGGAGACCGGCCGCGCGGGCCGCGACGGCCTGAACGCCGACGCCTGGATGGCTTACGGCCTGAATGACGTGGTGAACCAGCGCCGCATGATCGACGAAAGCCCGGCCGGCGAGGAGTTCAAGCAGGCGCTGCGCGGCAAGCTCGATGCGCTGCTGGCGCTGGCCGAGGCCACCGATTGCCGCCGCGTGCGGCTGCTGGCCTACTTTGGCGAGGCCTCCACGCCCTGCGGCAACTGCGACAACTGCCTGACGCCGCCCGCCATCTGGGATGCGACCGACGCGGCGCGCAAGCTGCTGTCCACCATCTACCGCGTGAACCAGGCCAGCGGCATCAGCTTTGGCACCGGGCACATCATGGATGTGTTGCGCGGCAAGAAGACCGAGAAGGTCGCGCAGTTCGGGCACGAAAAGATTTCCACCTTTGGCATTGGCGCGGACCTGACCGAGCCGCAGCTGCGCGGCGTGCTGCGCCAGCTGATCGCCACCGGTGCCGTGGGCCTGCAAAAGGTGCTGCTGGACAGCGGCCACAGCTTTGACACCCTGTGCCTCACCGAGGGCTCGCGCGCGGTGCTGCGTGGCGAGGTGCCGGTGCAGCTGCGTGAGTCGGTGTCGTCCGCCCCGGCCAAACGCACGCGCACCCGCAAGGACACCGGCAGCGCCCCACCCGCCGCCGCCGCCAACCTGGGCCCCGATGCACAGGTGCGCTTCATCAACCTCAAGGCCTGGCGCGCCGAGGTGGCGCGCGAGCACAACCTGCCGGCCTATGTGATCTTTCACGACGCCACGCTGGCAGCCATTGCCGAGCGCAACCCGGGCACGCTGGAAGACCTGCAGGGCATCAGCGGGATGGGGGCGAAGAAGCTGGAGGCGTACGGGGCCGAGGTGCTGCGGGTGTGCAGACAGTGA
- a CDS encoding homocysteine S-methyltransferase family protein — protein MQALHYTRAAQLPAILAQRIVILDGAMGTMIQRFKLGEAQYRGEGYGGPDGAGDRFKDFPRDVKGNNELLSITRPDVIRDIHERYLAAGADLIETNTFGATTVAQEDYKMAHLAREMNLKSAQLARAACDKYSTPDKPRFVAGALGPTPKTASISPDVNDPGARNVDFEQLRAAYYEQVEALVEGGADVLLVETIFDTLNAKAALFAIDEFFEKSGERLPLIISGTVTDASGRILSGQTVTAFWHSVRHARPLAIGLNCALGATLMRPYIQELNRVAEDTFISCYPNAGLPNPMSDTGFDETPEITSRLVHEFAAEGLVNILGGCCGTTPDHIGAISAKVRDVPARYVAGGGRFTALAAQA, from the coding sequence ATGCAAGCCCTCCACTACACCCGCGCCGCGCAACTGCCCGCCATCCTCGCCCAACGCATCGTCATCCTCGACGGCGCCATGGGCACCATGATCCAGCGCTTCAAGCTGGGCGAGGCGCAGTATCGGGGCGAGGGCTACGGCGGGCCCGATGGCGCGGGCGACCGGTTCAAGGACTTTCCGCGCGATGTGAAGGGCAACAACGAGCTGCTCAGCATCACGCGGCCCGACGTGATCCGCGACATCCATGAGCGCTATCTGGCTGCGGGCGCTGACCTGATCGAGACCAACACCTTCGGCGCCACCACCGTCGCGCAGGAGGACTACAAGATGGCCCACCTGGCGCGCGAGATGAACCTCAAATCGGCCCAGCTGGCGCGTGCCGCCTGCGACAAATACAGCACGCCCGACAAGCCGCGCTTTGTGGCCGGCGCCCTGGGCCCCACGCCCAAGACGGCCAGCATCAGCCCCGACGTGAACGATCCCGGAGCGCGCAATGTCGACTTCGAGCAGCTACGTGCGGCCTATTACGAGCAGGTCGAGGCGCTGGTCGAGGGTGGCGCCGATGTGTTGCTGGTCGAGACGATCTTCGACACGCTCAACGCCAAGGCCGCGCTGTTCGCCATCGACGAGTTCTTTGAAAAGAGCGGCGAGCGTCTGCCGCTCATCATCAGCGGCACCGTCACCGACGCCTCGGGCCGCATCCTGTCGGGCCAGACCGTCACCGCCTTCTGGCACAGCGTGCGCCATGCGCGTCCCTTGGCTATTGGCCTGAACTGCGCGCTGGGCGCCACGCTGATGCGCCCCTACATCCAGGAGCTGAACCGGGTGGCCGAAGACACCTTCATCAGCTGCTACCCCAACGCCGGCCTGCCCAACCCCATGAGCGACACCGGTTTTGACGAAACGCCCGAAATCACCAGCCGCCTGGTGCACGAGTTCGCGGCCGAGGGGCTGGTCAACATCCTGGGTGGCTGCTGCGGCACCACGCCGGACCACATTGGGGCCATCAGTGCGAAGGTGCGGGACGTCCCTGCGCGCTATGTGGCTGGCGGAGGGCGGTTCACGGCGTTGGCTGCGCAGGCGTAA
- a CDS encoding helix-turn-helix transcriptional regulator — translation MPTHETLASRLASLLTKLNQGEALRPAELAEEFGVSLRTIQRDIRVRLSHLALEKKNGAYVGSPQQFGKLSLTDVMRFAEKVGLAQLHADLPRLIQDAVNESDTGAVWRIQGPEYEEPRLATRHFEALQLAIKEQRLVQLSYAGPTAVGSAVVEPYRLLNKGGIWYLAARSRSRPRTFSLARIGTLSVLDQTFQPDADFVQRLDTDEGIWITDAPMEVILLVDAAAAPYFRRRKLIPHQQIEREMPDGTLTVRSRVHHVNEIVPIVRYWIPHVAIVEPASLQATMVRELSTYASRYPEPDAVTPAQPTP, via the coding sequence ATGCCTACACACGAGACCCTCGCGAGCCGGCTCGCCTCCCTGCTGACGAAGCTAAACCAAGGGGAAGCGCTCCGGCCGGCAGAGCTGGCTGAAGAGTTCGGCGTGAGTCTTCGCACCATCCAGCGCGACATCCGTGTAAGACTTTCGCACCTCGCATTGGAGAAGAAGAACGGCGCCTACGTGGGCTCGCCCCAGCAGTTCGGAAAGCTGTCGCTGACCGATGTAATGCGCTTTGCCGAAAAGGTCGGCCTCGCGCAGCTCCACGCCGATCTCCCCAGGCTGATCCAGGATGCGGTGAATGAATCTGATACGGGAGCGGTCTGGCGCATCCAAGGCCCGGAGTATGAAGAGCCTAGGCTGGCGACACGCCACTTTGAAGCGCTGCAGTTGGCGATCAAAGAACAGCGGCTGGTGCAGCTGAGCTACGCCGGGCCCACGGCCGTGGGCAGCGCCGTTGTCGAACCGTATCGGCTGTTGAACAAGGGCGGCATTTGGTATTTGGCCGCTCGCTCTCGGAGCCGGCCGCGGACATTCAGCTTGGCCCGCATCGGCACGCTCAGTGTGCTGGACCAAACATTCCAGCCCGACGCTGACTTTGTGCAGCGACTGGATACCGACGAAGGCATCTGGATCACCGACGCCCCCATGGAGGTTATCCTGCTTGTGGACGCTGCAGCCGCGCCCTACTTTCGACGGCGCAAGCTGATTCCACACCAGCAGATTGAGCGGGAGATGCCGGATGGCACTCTCACCGTGCGCTCACGCGTCCATCATGTGAACGAGATCGTTCCCATCGTCCGGTACTGGATCCCACACGTGGCCATCGTCGAGCCTGCATCCCTGCAGGCGACCATGGTGCGTGAACTGAGTACCTACGCCAGCCGGTATCCGGAACCGGACGCTGTTACGCCTGCGCAGCCAACGCCGTGA
- the ttcA gene encoding tRNA 2-thiocytidine(32) synthetase TtcA, producing the protein MTTDPPSTLRGDKEPVMAQADEGRSHAALKLEKRLVRQVAQAITDFGLIEDGDKVMVCVSGGKDSYGMLDVLRMLQQRNGSRFELIAVNLDQKQPGFPAHVLPEYLAKVGVPFHIETQDTYSVVKEHIPEGKTMCSLCSRLRRGILYRVADELGATKIALGHHRDDMLQTFFLNMFFGGKLKGMPPKVQSDRGDHLIIRPLAYVAEDDLTRWAEHRNFPIIPCTLCGSQENLQRKQIGQMLRDWQQLYPGRIENMAVALRNLVPSHFMDPRQFDFKGLVPNGLADADGDKAFDAEELPAQPVGTLAGLSVMPR; encoded by the coding sequence ATGACCACAGACCCACCTTCCACCCTGCGCGGCGACAAAGAGCCAGTCATGGCGCAAGCCGATGAGGGACGCAGCCACGCCGCGCTCAAGCTCGAAAAGCGCCTGGTGCGCCAGGTGGCCCAGGCGATCACCGACTTCGGCCTGATTGAAGACGGCGACAAGGTGATGGTGTGCGTCTCGGGCGGCAAAGACAGCTACGGCATGCTGGACGTGCTGCGCATGCTGCAGCAGCGCAATGGCAGCCGCTTCGAGCTGATCGCCGTCAACCTCGACCAGAAGCAGCCCGGCTTTCCGGCCCATGTGCTGCCTGAATATTTGGCGAAGGTGGGCGTGCCGTTCCACATCGAAACGCAGGACACCTACAGCGTCGTCAAAGAGCACATCCCCGAGGGCAAAACCATGTGCAGCCTGTGCAGCCGCCTGCGCCGGGGCATTCTGTACCGCGTGGCCGACGAGCTGGGGGCCACCAAGATCGCTTTGGGCCACCACCGCGACGACATGCTGCAGACGTTCTTCCTCAACATGTTCTTCGGCGGCAAGCTCAAGGGCATGCCGCCCAAGGTGCAAAGCGACCGGGGCGATCACCTCATCATCCGCCCGCTCGCCTATGTGGCCGAAGACGACCTGACCCGCTGGGCCGAGCACCGCAACTTCCCCATCATCCCCTGCACGCTGTGCGGCAGCCAGGAGAACCTGCAGCGCAAGCAGATCGGGCAGATGCTGCGCGACTGGCAGCAGCTCTACCCCGGCCGCATCGAGAACATGGCCGTGGCGCTGCGCAACCTGGTGCCCTCGCACTTCATGGACCCGCGCCAGTTTGACTTCAAAGGGCTGGTGCCGAACGGTTTGGCCGATGCCGATGGCGACAAGGCATTCGATGCCGAAGAATTGCCCGCGCAGCCCGTGGGTACCCTCGCGGGCCTGTCGGTGATGCCCCGCTGA
- the trhP gene encoding prephenate-dependent tRNA uridine(34) hydroxylase TrhP, whose translation MTTLKAPELLLPAGSLDKMRAAYDFGADAVYAGQPRYSLRARNNEFRLEQIKQGIDEAHARGKKFFVTSNLIAHNDKIRTYLRDIEPVIDCQPDALIMADAGLIMMVKEKWPEQVVHLSVQANTTNWAAVKFWQKMGVERIILSRELSLDEIEKIRQECPDMELEVFVHGALCIAYSGRCLLSGYFNHRDPNQGTCTNACRWNYATHDADIDPTTGEAIAQKMEGDFNFEAAQQKAEQAFASTTGSGQRHPKADKVYLIEEAGRPGQMMPIMEDEHGTYIMNSKDLRAVEHVARLAQIGVDSLKIEGRTKSLYYVARTAQVYRRAIDDAVAGRPFNPELLIELEGLSNRGYTGGLLERRPSNDYQNYLNGHSATQRSQYVGEVLGAEGQAEVGLQGDWVQVETKNHFAVGDLIEVVHPSGNVTVRLQEMRNVEGQSVAVAQGSPVRVWIPLAGRYSGALLAKVMESQPVVGNTEPAMLA comes from the coding sequence ATGACCACGCTCAAAGCCCCCGAACTCCTCCTGCCCGCTGGCTCGCTCGACAAGATGCGCGCCGCCTACGACTTTGGCGCCGACGCGGTGTACGCAGGCCAGCCGCGCTATTCCTTGCGCGCGCGCAACAACGAGTTCCGCCTGGAGCAGATCAAGCAAGGCATTGACGAGGCGCACGCGCGCGGCAAGAAGTTCTTTGTCACCAGCAACCTGATCGCGCACAACGACAAGATCCGCACCTACCTGCGCGACATCGAACCCGTGATCGACTGCCAGCCCGACGCCCTCATCATGGCCGACGCGGGCCTGATCATGATGGTCAAGGAAAAGTGGCCCGAGCAGGTGGTGCACCTCTCGGTGCAGGCCAACACCACCAACTGGGCGGCGGTGAAGTTCTGGCAGAAGATGGGCGTGGAGCGCATCATCCTCTCGCGCGAACTGAGCCTGGACGAGATCGAGAAAATCCGCCAGGAATGCCCCGACATGGAGCTGGAAGTGTTCGTGCACGGCGCGCTGTGCATTGCGTATTCGGGCCGCTGTTTGCTCAGCGGCTACTTCAACCACCGCGACCCCAACCAGGGCACCTGCACCAACGCCTGCCGCTGGAACTACGCCACGCACGACGCCGACATCGACCCCACCACGGGCGAAGCCATTGCGCAAAAGATGGAAGGCGACTTCAACTTCGAAGCCGCGCAGCAAAAGGCCGAACAAGCCTTTGCATCGACCACCGGCAGCGGCCAGCGCCACCCCAAGGCCGACAAGGTCTACCTGATCGAAGAGGCGGGCCGCCCCGGGCAAATGATGCCCATCATGGAAGACGAGCACGGCACCTACATCATGAACAGCAAGGACCTGCGTGCGGTGGAGCATGTGGCGCGCCTGGCGCAGATCGGGGTCGATTCGCTCAAGATCGAAGGCCGCACCAAGAGCCTGTACTACGTGGCCCGCACCGCCCAGGTGTACCGCCGCGCCATCGACGACGCCGTGGCCGGCCGCCCCTTCAACCCCGAGCTGCTGATTGAGCTGGAAGGCCTCTCTAACCGCGGCTACACCGGCGGCCTGCTCGAGCGCCGCCCCAGCAACGACTACCAGAACTACCTCAACGGCCACTCGGCCACGCAGCGCAGCCAGTATGTGGGTGAGGTGCTGGGCGCCGAAGGCCAGGCTGAAGTGGGTTTGCAGGGCGACTGGGTGCAGGTGGAGACGAAAAACCACTTTGCCGTGGGCGACCTGATTGAGGTGGTGCACCCGAGTGGGAATGTCACTGTGCGGCTGCAGGAGATGCGCAACGTGGAAGGCCAGAGCGTGGCCGTGGCGCAGGGCAGCCCGGTGCGCGTGTGGATACCGCTGGCTGGGCGGTATAGCGGGGCGTTGTTGGCGAAGGTGATGGAGTCGCAGCCTGTTGTGGGGAATACTGAGCCTGCGATGTTGGCCTGA
- a CDS encoding CaiB/BaiF CoA transferase family protein, protein MTASDHVTAPASPAPHGAAPQRPGALSHLRVLDLSRVLAGPWCTQNLADMGADVIKIEKPGEGDDTRHWGPPFFADAAGTPTDNACYFAACNRNKRSVTVDMATPEGQELIRELACQSDVLVENFKTGGLARYGLDYTSLSRLNPRLIYCSVTGFGQTGPYAPRAGYDLLVQAMSGLMSITGHADSEPGGGPLRVGVAVIDLFTGMYATSAILSAVEARHHTGRGQHIDMALLDVAMAILANQGAGYLNTGNVPQRQGNTHPSVVPYQDFPTADGNMLLAIGNDGQFARFCEAAGVDWAHDARFATNAGRVTHRTTLIPMMAALTRTRPMAEWVRLLEDKAVPCGPINHIGQAFDDPQVQSRGLRVEQERYPGAQPPAGEHVNRVVTTASPMRLSDTPPTLRHAPPALGQHTEQVLREQLGVDAQRLAALRAKGVV, encoded by the coding sequence ATGACCGCCAGCGACCACGTCACCGCCCCTGCCTCCCCCGCCCCGCACGGTGCGGCCCCGCAACGCCCCGGCGCCCTGAGCCACCTGCGCGTACTCGACCTCTCGCGCGTGCTCGCAGGTCCCTGGTGCACCCAGAACCTGGCCGACATGGGCGCCGACGTGATCAAGATCGAAAAGCCCGGCGAGGGCGATGACACGCGCCACTGGGGCCCGCCCTTTTTTGCCGATGCAGCCGGCACGCCCACGGACAACGCCTGCTACTTTGCTGCCTGCAACCGCAACAAGCGCTCCGTCACGGTGGACATGGCCACGCCCGAGGGCCAGGAACTCATCCGCGAACTGGCCTGCCAAAGCGATGTGCTGGTGGAAAACTTCAAGACCGGCGGCCTGGCGCGCTACGGCCTGGATTACACGAGCCTGAGCCGTCTCAACCCGCGCCTGATCTACTGCTCGGTCACGGGCTTTGGCCAGACCGGGCCGTACGCTCCGCGCGCCGGCTACGACCTGCTCGTGCAGGCCATGAGCGGACTCATGAGCATCACCGGCCACGCCGACTCCGAGCCCGGCGGCGGCCCTTTGCGCGTGGGCGTGGCAGTCATCGACCTGTTCACCGGCATGTACGCCACCAGCGCCATTCTCAGCGCCGTGGAAGCGCGGCACCACACGGGCCGCGGCCAGCACATCGACATGGCACTGCTGGACGTGGCCATGGCCATCCTGGCCAACCAGGGCGCGGGTTACCTCAACACCGGCAACGTGCCCCAGCGCCAAGGCAACACGCACCCCAGCGTGGTGCCCTACCAGGACTTCCCCACGGCCGACGGCAACATGCTGCTGGCCATCGGCAACGACGGGCAATTCGCACGCTTTTGCGAAGCCGCTGGCGTGGACTGGGCCCACGATGCGCGCTTTGCCACCAATGCCGGTCGCGTCACGCACCGCACCACCCTCATACCCATGATGGCCGCACTCACGCGCACGCGGCCCATGGCCGAATGGGTTCGTCTGCTGGAAGACAAGGCCGTGCCCTGCGGCCCCATCAACCATATCGGCCAGGCCTTTGACGACCCCCAGGTGCAATCCCGGGGCCTGCGCGTGGAGCAGGAGCGTTACCCCGGCGCCCAGCCGCCAGCGGGCGAACATGTCAACCGCGTGGTGACGACGGCCAGCCCGATGCGCCTGTCCGACACACCACCCACCCTGCGCCATGCACCGCCGGCCCTGGGCCAACATACCGAGCAAGTGCTGCGCGAACAATTGGGCGTGGACGCACAGCGCCTGGCCGCCCTGCGCGCCAAGGGCGTGGTGTAG
- a CDS encoding LysR family transcriptional regulator, which produces MAMHFDLVDLRLMVRIAEANSMTRGAELSFISLPAASTRIKNLEESIGTKLLYRTSQGVTLTPPGQAFVTHARMVLGQIEHLRGDMQEYVRGIKGHVRVFGNTTSLGEFLPPVLRLYLRRNPDVNIDLRERLSHDIVRAVTEGQTDIGIVAGLVRTENLETLPYHRDRLVLVVPRGHALDGQMQIDFADTLELDYVGLHESSAIHAFLRQASDQLHRPIKLRIQVGNFETACRMIESGVGVGVLPESAASRHAQAMDIAIVPLSDAWSVREMQICVRSLEALPSFAQELVELLVADAQGQLQLK; this is translated from the coding sequence ATGGCCATGCATTTCGATCTTGTGGATCTGCGTTTGATGGTGCGCATTGCTGAAGCAAACAGCATGACGCGCGGAGCGGAGTTGTCTTTTATTTCCTTGCCTGCCGCGAGCACGCGCATCAAAAACCTGGAGGAGAGCATTGGCACCAAGCTGCTGTACCGCACCAGCCAGGGCGTGACGCTGACGCCCCCGGGCCAGGCCTTTGTGACCCATGCGCGCATGGTGCTGGGCCAGATCGAACACTTGCGCGGAGACATGCAGGAGTACGTGCGTGGCATCAAGGGCCATGTGCGCGTGTTTGGCAACACCACCTCGCTGGGCGAGTTCCTGCCGCCGGTGCTGCGCCTTTACCTGCGTCGCAATCCGGATGTGAACATCGACCTGCGCGAACGCTTGTCCCACGACATCGTGCGCGCCGTGACCGAGGGGCAGACGGACATTGGCATCGTCGCCGGCCTGGTACGCACAGAAAACCTGGAGACCCTTCCTTACCACCGTGACCGCCTGGTGCTGGTTGTGCCGCGCGGCCACGCGCTCGACGGTCAGATGCAGATCGACTTTGCCGACACGCTGGAGCTCGACTATGTCGGTCTGCACGAGTCCAGCGCCATCCATGCCTTTTTGCGCCAGGCCAGCGACCAGCTGCACCGCCCGATCAAGCTGCGCATCCAGGTCGGCAACTTCGAGACCGCCTGCCGCATGATCGAGTCTGGCGTGGGCGTTGGGGTGCTGCCCGAGTCCGCCGCCAGCCGCCACGCGCAGGCCATGGACATCGCCATCGTGCCGCTGTCGGATGCCTGGTCGGTGCGCGAGATGCAGATCTGCGTGCGCAGCCTGGAGGCCCTGCCCAGCTTTGCGCAGGAGCTGGTGGAGCTGCTGGTGGCCGATGCCCAAGGGCAATTGCAGTTGAAGTGA